CGGCACGACGACGAGCCACGCGACGATGCGCACCGAGGCCATGAGGAAGGCCAGGGCGGGCTCGCCCGCGATCGCGACGTTCACCGGGTCGGTCCGCTCAGGCCAGCAGGCTCGGGATCGAGGTCCAGAGCGACTCGGTGTAGTTGAGCATCGTGTGCAGCATCCAGTTGCCGCTGATGAGCAGCGCGATCCCGACGCCGACGACCTTGGGCACGAAGGCGAGCGTGAACTCCTGGATCTGGGTCATCGACTGGAACAGCGAGATCGTGAACCCGATGCACAGCGAGGTCAGCAGGATGGGCGCGGACAGCTTGAGGGCCACGAGCATGGCCTGCGTCGCGATGTCGATGAGGGTGGCGTCAGACATGTCGATCCCTACCCGTAGCTCCCGACCAGGGCGGTGATGACCAGGCCCCAGCCGTTGACGAGGACGAAGAGCAGCAGCTTGAACGGCAGCGACACCATGACCGGCGGCATCATCATCATGCCGAGAGCCATCAGCGCCCCGCTGACGACGATGTCGATGATCAGGAACGGGATGAAGATGATGAAGCCGATGATGAAGGCGTCCTTGAGCTCACTCAGGATGAACGCCGGCACCAGCGTCGTCATCGGCGTCTCGGCCCGGGTGTCGGGCAGGTCGCGGTCGGCGACGTTGGTCAGCAGCTCGATCTCGTCGTCGTCGGCGTTCTTGAGCATGAACGTCTTGAGCGGCGCGATGCCGTCGTCCCAGGCCTGCGCCGAGGTCGCGTCGCCGTCCATGTAGGGCTTCACGCCGGCGTCGTAGATG
This genomic window from Nocardioides anomalus contains:
- the fliQ gene encoding flagellar biosynthesis protein FliQ, which codes for MSDATLIDIATQAMLVALKLSAPILLTSLCIGFTISLFQSMTQIQEFTLAFVPKVVGVGIALLISGNWMLHTMLNYTESLWTSIPSLLA